A genome region from Flavobacterium sp. CFS9 includes the following:
- a CDS encoding response regulator produces MFKKVLVAEDLDSISIAVIQALEELNVPVIDHVKYCDDGLNKVKKAIMDNEPYDLLITDLSFKKDHRKTTLNGGEELIEAVNEVQPAIKKIVFSIEDKSYRIKSLFYDLGISAYVSKGRNSIVELKKAIEGTFRNEEKILSSDLSFSFNEKALFEIESYDISILKLLAQGYILDNISNEFKATSITPNGTSSIEKRINKLKIYFKANNNVHLIAIAKDFGLI; encoded by the coding sequence ATGTTCAAAAAAGTTTTAGTTGCCGAAGATTTAGACAGCATCAGTATTGCCGTAATTCAAGCACTTGAAGAACTAAACGTTCCTGTAATTGACCATGTCAAATATTGCGACGACGGATTAAATAAAGTAAAAAAAGCCATCATGGATAATGAACCATATGATTTATTAATCACTGATTTGTCTTTTAAAAAAGATCATCGCAAAACTACCTTAAACGGTGGCGAAGAATTAATCGAAGCCGTTAATGAAGTTCAGCCTGCAATAAAAAAGATAGTATTTTCTATAGAAGACAAATCTTATCGTATAAAATCTCTTTTTTATGATTTAGGCATTAGTGCTTATGTTTCTAAAGGACGTAATAGTATCGTCGAATTAAAAAAAGCAATTGAAGGAACTTTTAGAAATGAAGAAAAAATACTTTCTTCTGATTTGTCTTTTAGTTTCAACGAAAAAGCATTATTTGAAATCGAATCCTACGACATTTCAATCTTAAAGCTTTTGGCACAAGGCTATATTTTAGACAACATCTCAAACGAATTTAAAGCAACTTCGATCACTCCAAACGGAACAAGCAGTATCGAAAAACGCATTAATAAACTAAAGATTTATTTTAAGGCAAATAACAATGTTCATTTGATTGCTATTGCAAAAGATTTTGGACTGATTTAA
- a CDS encoding endonuclease/exonuclease/phosphatase family protein: protein MKYLLSLTFLLFSVLTYSQTKILSWNIENLGKSKSESELNFIANTVLAYDIIAIQEVVAGYGGSQAVAKLAAILNNKGSKWDYTISNPTSGNSYKTERYAYIWKTSKVKLKGSAWLEKKYHSEIDREPYLGTFEINKKSITLVNFHAITKTKQPEKEIKYFKFLPEQYSNLNLVFVGDFNCPQSHSVFTPLKKMGYNSTLQNQKTTLKQQCKETVCLASEFDNIFYHKKSINYINSGIVSFYKNFNSLQEARKISDHIPIWIEFSLN, encoded by the coding sequence ATGAAATACTTATTAAGTCTTACTTTCCTCCTTTTTTCTGTTCTCACGTACTCACAAACTAAAATTCTATCCTGGAATATTGAAAACTTAGGAAAATCAAAATCCGAATCAGAACTGAATTTCATTGCAAATACTGTTCTTGCTTATGATATTATTGCAATTCAGGAAGTTGTTGCCGGATATGGCGGTTCGCAGGCTGTTGCCAAACTTGCCGCAATTTTAAACAATAAGGGATCAAAATGGGATTATACGATAAGTAATCCAACAAGCGGAAACAGTTATAAAACCGAACGATACGCTTATATCTGGAAAACCAGTAAGGTAAAATTGAAAGGAAGTGCCTGGCTGGAAAAAAAATACCATTCAGAAATTGACCGTGAACCTTATCTGGGCACTTTTGAAATCAATAAAAAGAGCATTACTTTAGTCAATTTTCATGCTATCACTAAGACGAAGCAGCCTGAGAAGGAAATTAAATATTTTAAATTTCTGCCTGAGCAGTATTCAAATTTAAATTTGGTGTTTGTTGGCGATTTCAACTGTCCGCAATCTCACTCTGTATTTACTCCATTAAAAAAAATGGGGTACAACTCTACTTTACAGAATCAAAAGACTACTTTAAAACAACAATGTAAAGAAACAGTTTGTCTGGCATCAGAATTTGACAATATTTTTTATCACAAAAAGTCTATTAATTATATAAACTCCGGCATTGTTTCTTTCTATAAAAACTTTAACTCGCTACAGGAAGCCCGAAAAATATCCGATCATATTCCAATCTGGATTGAATTTTCACTGAACTAA
- a CDS encoding asparagine synthetase B codes for MKKCLVYIFILLLSFTAKASFILLPMDETTQQNHLKAYGITYWCLSRDYKASWLLNYRGGSFLLPDADEIRKECKIRGVSFEVLSDAEEASILNDISSPSQNMESVILEKAPKIAVYTPKGKQPWDDAVTLVLTYAEIPFTPIYDEEVLSDQLLLYDWLHLHHEDFTGQYGKFYSAYKNTPWYIEQKKDAEALAAKLGYPKVSQEKGAVAKKIRDFVIGGGFMFAMCSATDSFDIALSADGVDICEAMFDGDASESNYQSKLNYGNSFAFKDFTLERRPEVYEFSDIDMTGKRRVPMEKDYFTLMEFSAKWDPIPSMLCQNHTQLVKGFMGQTTAFDTNLVKSNVLIMGTCELNGESRYIHGEKGKGMFTFFGGHDPEDFQHQVGDPPTVLDLHPNSPGYRLILNNVLFPAARKKKLKT; via the coding sequence ATGAAGAAGTGCTTAGTTTATATTTTCATATTGCTACTTTCATTCACGGCAAAAGCCTCGTTTATCTTACTTCCGATGGACGAAACCACACAGCAGAATCATCTTAAAGCATACGGAATTACCTATTGGTGTTTAAGCAGAGACTATAAAGCAAGTTGGTTGTTAAATTACCGCGGAGGTTCATTTTTACTGCCGGATGCAGATGAAATTCGTAAAGAATGTAAAATTAGAGGAGTAAGCTTTGAAGTTCTTTCAGATGCTGAAGAGGCTTCAATATTAAATGATATTTCAAGTCCGTCCCAAAATATGGAATCTGTTATTTTAGAAAAAGCACCTAAAATTGCTGTCTATACACCAAAAGGGAAGCAACCTTGGGACGATGCCGTAACTTTAGTTTTGACTTATGCCGAAATTCCTTTTACGCCAATTTACGATGAAGAGGTTTTAAGTGATCAGCTGCTTCTTTATGACTGGCTTCATTTGCACCATGAAGATTTTACCGGACAATACGGTAAATTTTACTCTGCTTATAAAAATACACCCTGGTACATTGAACAAAAAAAAGATGCTGAGGCGTTGGCAGCAAAATTAGGGTATCCTAAAGTGTCTCAGGAAAAAGGAGCAGTGGCAAAAAAGATCAGAGATTTTGTGATTGGTGGTGGATTCATGTTTGCCATGTGTTCTGCAACAGATAGTTTTGATATTGCACTTTCGGCAGATGGAGTTGATATCTGCGAAGCCATGTTTGACGGAGATGCGAGTGAATCCAATTATCAGTCAAAATTGAATTATGGAAATTCGTTTGCCTTTAAAGATTTTACTTTAGAGAGAAGACCGGAGGTATATGAATTTTCAGATATTGATATGACTGGAAAACGTAGAGTTCCTATGGAGAAAGATTATTTTACTTTAATGGAGTTTTCAGCAAAATGGGACCCGATTCCTAGTATGTTGTGCCAGAATCATACACAATTGGTGAAAGGTTTTATGGGACAGACTACTGCATTTGATACCAATTTGGTAAAATCAAATGTACTGATAATGGGTACTTGTGAATTGAATGGAGAATCAAGATACATTCATGGTGAAAAAGGAAAAGGAATGTTTACTTTTTTTGGAGGACATGATCCTGAAGATTTTCAGCATCAGGTTGGAGATCCGCCAACCGTTTTAGATTTACACCCCAACTCCCCGGGTTATCGTCTCATTTTAAATAATGTTTTGTTTCCGGCAGCAAGAAAGAAGAAGCTGAAAACATAA
- a CDS encoding response regulator transcription factor, translating into MSAAIKIALVDDEVLFRKGISFLLQREDNIDIIFEASNGEELLLNLDNSVIKPDIIIMDLKMPILNGVEATKIIRKSFPEIKIIALTSYDTKSFIANMIQVGAVAYLIKNTTPKDLIHTINQVAKKGFYYNESVLQTIQETIISSKTSKGNLETGFLSQREIEILQLICQQKTTSEIADHLYLSPRTVEGHRNNLLLKTESKNIAGLVVYAIQNEIAVLTL; encoded by the coding sequence ATGAGTGCCGCTATTAAAATTGCTTTAGTAGATGACGAAGTTTTGTTCCGTAAAGGAATTTCTTTTTTGTTGCAAAGAGAAGATAATATCGATATTATTTTTGAAGCATCAAACGGAGAAGAACTTCTGTTGAATTTAGACAACAGCGTAATCAAACCTGATATTATTATCATGGATTTGAAAATGCCTATTTTGAATGGTGTCGAGGCTACAAAAATTATCCGGAAATCATTTCCCGAAATCAAAATTATTGCTTTGACCAGCTATGATACTAAATCATTTATTGCCAACATGATTCAGGTGGGAGCTGTAGCTTATTTGATAAAAAATACTACTCCAAAAGATTTAATTCATACCATCAATCAAGTAGCAAAGAAAGGTTTTTATTATAATGAAAGCGTACTGCAAACTATTCAGGAAACCATTATCTCCAGTAAAACTTCAAAAGGAAATCTGGAAACCGGTTTTCTTTCACAACGGGAAATAGAAATACTTCAGCTTATTTGCCAGCAAAAAACAACTTCAGAAATTGCAGATCATCTTTACTTGAGTCCCAGAACTGTAGAAGGGCATCGTAACAATTTATTGCTTAAAACAGAATCCAAGAATATTGCCGGTTTAGTAGTATATGCGATTCAGAATGAAATCGCTGTTTTAACGCTTTAA
- a CDS encoding sensor histidine kinase produces the protein MSGSPVYEKEIVAIILYTSCFFMVVAFFLVAFFYFSRKKIIQKEVEKRDLEIQYRKEQLHAVIVTQEEERKRIAQDLHDDISSKLNIVSLNSHLLSSPNLTEAETNEITDTIISLTAKALENSRKIAHNLLPPVFEKFGLNAGVRELCDEFESSKAVKVHYHNGIDFDSNHNDRHLHIFRILQELMNNSLRHGKATEIWIDFKVEDEIQTCYYKDNGIGFDSENAENQKGLGMKNIDSRISFLKGTIEIHSEIGKGINVVFTF, from the coding sequence ATGAGTGGAAGCCCGGTTTACGAAAAAGAGATAGTTGCCATAATCCTGTACACATCATGTTTTTTTATGGTTGTGGCATTCTTTCTGGTGGCCTTCTTTTATTTTTCCCGAAAGAAAATTATTCAGAAGGAAGTAGAAAAAAGAGATTTGGAAATTCAGTATCGAAAGGAACAATTGCATGCGGTTATTGTTACTCAGGAAGAGGAGCGAAAAAGAATTGCTCAGGATTTGCATGATGACATCAGTTCTAAACTCAATATAGTTTCATTAAATTCACATTTATTATCATCCCCAAATTTAACAGAAGCCGAGACAAATGAAATTACGGATACAATTATAAGTCTAACGGCAAAAGCATTAGAGAATTCCCGAAAAATTGCCCATAATTTATTGCCCCCGGTTTTTGAAAAGTTTGGTTTGAATGCCGGAGTCCGGGAACTTTGTGATGAATTTGAAAGTTCTAAGGCGGTAAAAGTGCATTATCATAACGGAATTGATTTTGACTCGAATCATAATGACCGGCATTTGCATATTTTTCGAATCCTGCAGGAATTAATGAACAATTCTTTGCGCCATGGAAAAGCGACTGAAATTTGGATTGATTTTAAAGTAGAAGACGAAATTCAGACTTGCTATTATAAAGATAATGGAATTGGTTTTGACAGCGAAAATGCCGAAAATCAGAAAGGATTGGGTATGAAAAATATAGATAGCCGTATTTCGTTTTTGAAAGGAACAATCGAAATTCATTCGGAAATTGGTAAAGGGATTAACGTAGTTTTTACTTTTTAA
- the dnaB gene encoding replicative DNA helicase, whose translation MENFKNVNPVKVDKTTIINLEKGKLPPQVLDLEEAVLGAMMIDKKGVDDVIDILQADAFYKDAHKFIFEAIVQLFTETQPIDLLTVSAQLKKNGKLELAGGDFYLIQLTQKIASSAHIEFHSRIILQKFIQRSLIRISSEIIEASYDETADVFDLLDQAESKLYEVTQGNIKRSSETAQSLVLQAKKKIEEIAKKEGLSGVETGFHNLDKLTSGWQPSDLIIIAARPAMGKTAFVLSMARNIAIQYGHGVALFSLEMASVQLITRLISSETGLSSEKLRTGKLEPHEWEMLSTKVKDLEKAPLFIDDTPSLSIFDLRAKCRRLASQHGIKIIIIDYLQLMTAGGNNKGGGNREQEISTISRNLKALAKELNVPVIALSQLSRAVETRGSSKRPLLSDLRESGAIEQDADIVSFLYRPEYYKIEEWDDDEASPTTGQAEIMIAKHRNGGIENIRLKFLGHLGKFDNLDDFSGSYDDLPSKMNHDDNAFITKSLPSANEAFGSNLNDDDDDNDVPF comes from the coding sequence ATGGAAAATTTCAAAAATGTAAATCCTGTAAAGGTAGATAAAACCACGATTATTAATTTAGAAAAGGGGAAACTTCCGCCGCAAGTGCTTGATTTGGAGGAGGCTGTTCTTGGGGCGATGATGATTGATAAAAAGGGGGTTGATGATGTAATTGACATTTTGCAGGCTGATGCTTTTTATAAAGATGCACATAAATTTATTTTTGAAGCGATCGTTCAGCTTTTTACCGAAACACAGCCAATCGACTTGCTGACGGTTTCGGCCCAATTGAAGAAGAATGGAAAATTAGAATTAGCCGGAGGAGATTTTTATTTGATTCAGCTTACTCAAAAAATTGCTTCTTCTGCGCATATCGAATTCCACTCTCGTATTATCCTCCAAAAATTCATTCAAAGAAGTTTGATTCGAATTTCGTCCGAAATTATCGAAGCGTCTTATGATGAAACTGCGGACGTGTTTGATCTTTTGGATCAGGCCGAATCCAAACTGTATGAAGTAACACAAGGAAATATCAAACGTAGTTCTGAAACAGCTCAGAGTTTAGTACTTCAGGCTAAAAAGAAGATTGAAGAGATTGCGAAAAAGGAGGGATTAAGTGGTGTTGAAACCGGTTTTCATAATCTGGATAAACTAACTTCAGGATGGCAGCCGAGTGATTTAATTATTATCGCGGCGAGACCTGCGATGGGTAAAACAGCCTTCGTACTTTCAATGGCGAGAAATATTGCCATTCAGTACGGACATGGGGTGGCTTTGTTCTCTCTGGAGATGGCATCCGTACAGTTGATTACCAGGTTAATTTCGTCAGAAACAGGATTGTCATCCGAAAAACTTCGTACCGGTAAATTAGAACCCCACGAATGGGAAATGTTGAGTACCAAAGTAAAAGATCTGGAAAAAGCGCCTTTGTTTATTGATGATACGCCTTCGCTTTCGATTTTTGACTTGCGAGCAAAATGCCGTCGTTTGGCTTCACAGCACGGAATTAAAATTATTATTATTGATTATTTGCAGCTGATGACTGCCGGAGGAAATAATAAAGGAGGAGGAAATCGTGAGCAGGAGATTTCTACCATTTCCCGAAACTTAAAAGCCCTGGCAAAAGAGCTAAACGTTCCGGTAATTGCACTTTCGCAGTTATCGCGTGCCGTTGAAACGCGTGGATCCAGTAAACGTCCGTTGCTTTCGGATCTTCGTGAATCCGGAGCTATTGAGCAGGATGCCGATATCGTTTCGTTCTTGTACCGACCGGAATACTACAAAATTGAAGAATGGGATGACGATGAAGCATCGCCAACTACTGGTCAGGCAGAGATTATGATCGCAAAACACCGTAACGGGGGTATCGAAAACATCAGATTGAAATTCTTAGGACACCTTGGAAAGTTTGATAACCTCGATGACTTTTCAGGTAGTTATGACGATTTACCGTCTAAAATGAATCATGACGATAATGCTTTTATAACCAAAAGCCTGCCTTCGGCCAATGAAGCTTTCGGCAGTAATTTAAATGACGACGATGACGACAACGATGTTCCGTTTTAA
- a CDS encoding acetyl-CoA carboxylase carboxyltransferase subunit alpha, with the protein MEYLDFELPIKELEEQLEKCVIIGKESDVDVTPTCKEINKKLEQTKKEIYKNLTAWQRVQLSRHPNRPYTLDYIKALCGDTFLELHGDRSFKDDKAMVGGLGKINGQSFMIVGQQKGFNTKTRQYRNFGMANPEGYRKALRLMKMAEKFGIPVLTLVDTPGAYPGLEAEERGQGEAIARNIFEMVRLQVPIITIIVGEGASGGALGIGVGDKVYMLENTWYSVISPESCSSILWKSWEYKERAADALKLTSSDMKKQKLVDDVIPEPLGGAHYDRETTFKTVAEYITKGYNELKDLSTHDLIAQRMDKYSNMGEYKE; encoded by the coding sequence ATGGAATATTTAGATTTTGAGCTTCCAATAAAAGAACTTGAAGAACAGTTAGAAAAGTGTGTCATAATTGGAAAAGAATCTGATGTTGATGTAACACCAACCTGCAAGGAAATCAATAAAAAATTAGAGCAGACTAAGAAAGAAATATACAAAAATCTTACAGCCTGGCAACGTGTTCAGCTGTCAAGACATCCAAATAGACCTTATACTTTAGATTATATCAAAGCACTTTGCGGAGATACATTTTTAGAGCTTCACGGAGACAGAAGTTTTAAAGACGATAAAGCAATGGTGGGCGGATTAGGGAAAATAAACGGACAGTCGTTTATGATCGTAGGTCAGCAAAAAGGGTTCAATACTAAAACCCGTCAGTACCGTAATTTTGGTATGGCAAATCCTGAAGGATATCGTAAAGCTTTGCGTTTGATGAAAATGGCAGAGAAGTTTGGAATCCCGGTTTTAACTTTAGTAGACACTCCGGGTGCATATCCTGGACTTGAAGCTGAAGAAAGAGGACAAGGAGAGGCAATCGCCAGAAACATTTTTGAAATGGTTCGTTTGCAAGTGCCAATTATTACCATTATTGTGGGTGAAGGAGCTTCAGGAGGAGCATTAGGAATTGGTGTGGGAGATAAAGTATATATGTTAGAGAATACCTGGTATTCTGTAATTTCTCCAGAATCTTGTTCTTCAATTTTATGGAAAAGCTGGGAGTACAAAGAACGTGCTGCCGACGCTTTAAAATTGACTTCATCTGATATGAAAAAACAAAAATTAGTGGATGATGTGATTCCTGAACCATTAGGAGGAGCACACTACGACCGCGAAACAACTTTTAAAACAGTGGCGGAGTACATCACTAAAGGATATAATGAATTGAAAGATTTATCAACACACGATCTGATTGCCCAAAGAATGGACAAATACAGTAACATGGGGGAGTATAAAGAGTAA
- a CDS encoding DMT family transporter → MRNDNLKSYLNLHLIVFIWGFTAILGALITIDAENLVWFRMLLAGVFLAAFIVYKKQSFIISATSFAKLIFVGLLIALHWIFFFRAIHVSNVSITLSIFSLGAFFASLLEPLFYGRKILFYEVFFGLIIIAGLALIMQVEVKYLHGMYYALAAIILGVLFTLMNGKLITEHDPSVITFYEFAAGVFFISIYFLVQGKFTADFFTMSLNNWALLLVLASVCTAYAFTASVKVMQKLTPYTVMLTTNLEPVYGIMLAYFILGGKEKMSTEFYIGALIIVITVILNGVLKHYKNKKQV, encoded by the coding sequence ATGCGAAACGATAATTTAAAAAGTTATTTAAATCTTCATTTAATTGTTTTTATCTGGGGTTTTACAGCCATTTTGGGCGCTTTAATAACCATTGACGCCGAAAATTTGGTTTGGTTCAGAATGCTTCTTGCAGGGGTTTTTCTGGCGGCATTTATTGTGTACAAAAAGCAATCTTTTATCATTTCAGCTACTTCCTTCGCAAAACTGATTTTTGTGGGATTACTGATTGCGCTTCACTGGATTTTCTTTTTTCGGGCGATACACGTTTCCAACGTTTCTATAACACTCTCGATATTTTCACTTGGTGCATTTTTTGCGTCGTTGCTGGAACCCCTTTTTTACGGAAGAAAGATCTTATTCTACGAAGTTTTTTTCGGATTGATTATTATTGCCGGTTTAGCATTGATTATGCAGGTCGAGGTAAAGTATCTGCACGGGATGTATTATGCATTGGCAGCTATTATTCTGGGAGTTTTATTTACTTTAATGAATGGGAAATTAATAACAGAACACGATCCTTCAGTAATTACTTTTTATGAGTTCGCTGCCGGAGTTTTCTTTATTTCAATTTATTTTTTAGTACAGGGAAAATTTACTGCCGACTTTTTTACAATGTCATTAAACAACTGGGCTTTATTACTTGTTTTGGCTTCGGTTTGTACGGCTTATGCCTTTACAGCTTCGGTAAAAGTGATGCAGAAATTAACACCTTATACCGTGATGTTAACGACTAATTTAGAGCCTGTTTACGGAATTATGCTGGCTTATTTTATACTTGGCGGAAAAGAAAAAATGAGTACAGAGTTTTATATTGGCGCCCTGATAATTGTGATTACGGTTATTTTAAATGGCGTTTTGAAACATTATAAAAACAAGAAACAAGTGTAA
- a CDS encoding LptF/LptG family permease — MLSIIDKYILKRYLATFSVMILLFIPIGIVIDVSEKVNKMLENKIPFTAIAIYYYNFTVYFANSLFPIFLFLSVIWFTSKLANNTEIIAVLSSGISFTRFLRPYIIGASIVSVFVLLMGFFIVPAASEGFNNFRYTYLKGNGKQLMRGENTNVYRQINDNDFIFVNSFNEESKTAFNFTLEHFENEKLTYKITASRIKWDPKSKTYALYDYTKRTLGELNDQIEKSPEKRVAFKFELADLTPVVYIAETLPLGKLIDFIEKERKRGSGNINTYLVVLYKKYSVPVSAFILTIIAVAVSSMKRRGGMGMNLAIGIAIAFSFVFFDKIFGTLAEKSTFSPLFAVWFPNIVFGILAVYLLRNAKR, encoded by the coding sequence ATGCTCTCGATAATAGATAAGTATATTTTAAAAAGATATTTAGCCACTTTCTCGGTGATGATTTTGTTATTTATTCCAATTGGAATTGTAATTGACGTCTCTGAAAAGGTGAATAAGATGCTGGAAAATAAAATTCCATTTACCGCAATTGCGATCTATTATTACAATTTTACGGTTTATTTTGCGAATTCCTTATTTCCGATCTTTTTGTTTTTATCTGTAATTTGGTTTACTTCAAAACTGGCCAATAATACAGAAATTATTGCCGTTTTGAGTTCCGGAATTTCATTTACCCGTTTTTTAAGACCTTATATTATAGGTGCCTCGATCGTTTCGGTTTTTGTACTTCTAATGGGGTTTTTTATTGTTCCTGCGGCCAGTGAAGGTTTTAATAATTTTAGGTATACCTACCTGAAAGGAAACGGAAAGCAGCTGATGCGCGGTGAGAATACCAACGTTTACCGTCAGATTAACGATAACGATTTTATTTTTGTAAATAGTTTTAATGAAGAGTCTAAGACAGCTTTTAATTTTACATTAGAGCATTTCGAAAATGAAAAGCTGACTTATAAAATTACTGCCAGCCGTATCAAATGGGATCCTAAATCTAAGACTTATGCGTTGTATGATTATACCAAAAGAACTCTTGGAGAATTAAACGATCAGATAGAAAAAAGCCCTGAGAAAAGAGTCGCTTTCAAATTTGAACTAGCCGATTTAACTCCTGTAGTGTACATCGCAGAAACCTTACCGTTGGGAAAACTGATCGATTTTATTGAAAAAGAACGCAAAAGAGGTTCGGGGAATATCAATACCTATTTGGTTGTACTTTATAAAAAATACAGTGTACCCGTTTCTGCTTTTATCCTTACTATTATTGCTGTAGCAGTTTCGTCGATGAAGCGCCGTGGAGGTATGGGAATGAATCTGGCGATTGGAATTGCAATTGCCTTCTCCTTTGTGTTTTTTGATAAAATATTCGGAACATTAGCCGAAAAATCTACCTTCTCACCTTTATTTGCTGTCTGGTTCCCGAATATAGTTTTCGGAATTCTGGCGGTTTACCTATTACGTAATGCGAAACGATAA
- the tgt gene encoding tRNA guanosine(34) transglycosylase Tgt, translating to MKFDLLQRDPQSKARAGSITTDHGVIETPIFMPVGTVASVKGVHQRELKDDINPDIILGNTYHLYLRPQTEILEKAGGLHKFMNWDRNILTDSGGYQVYSLSNNRKIKEEGVKFKSHIDGSYHFFSPESVMEIQRTIGADIIMAFDECTPYPCDYRYAQRSMHMTHRWLDRCITHLDKVPYKYGYEQTFFPIVQGSTYKDLRRQSAEYIANAGQQGNAIGGLSVGEPAEEMYAMTEVVCEILPEDKPRYLMGVGTPVNILENIALGIDMFDCVMPTRNARNGMLFTANGTINIKNKKWEADFSPIDEMGHTFVDTEYTKAYLRHLFAANEYLGKQIATIHNLGFYMWLVREARKHILAGDFRPWKEMMVKNMSQRL from the coding sequence ATGAAGTTTGATTTATTACAAAGAGATCCGCAATCTAAAGCAAGAGCGGGAAGTATTACTACAGATCACGGCGTAATCGAAACGCCTATTTTTATGCCAGTCGGAACGGTGGCTTCGGTAAAAGGAGTACATCAGCGAGAACTTAAAGATGATATCAATCCGGATATTATTCTTGGAAATACCTATCATTTGTATTTACGTCCGCAGACTGAAATTCTGGAGAAAGCAGGTGGATTGCATAAATTTATGAATTGGGATCGTAATATTTTAACAGATTCTGGAGGATATCAAGTGTATTCCCTTTCTAATAACAGAAAGATTAAAGAAGAAGGAGTAAAGTTCAAATCTCACATTGACGGTTCATACCACTTTTTTTCGCCGGAAAGCGTAATGGAAATTCAACGTACCATTGGAGCTGATATTATTATGGCTTTTGATGAATGTACGCCCTACCCATGCGATTACAGATATGCGCAGCGTTCGATGCACATGACTCACCGTTGGTTAGATCGTTGTATTACTCATTTGGATAAAGTACCATACAAATATGGATACGAGCAAACCTTTTTTCCAATTGTTCAGGGAAGTACTTATAAAGATTTACGTCGTCAGTCGGCAGAATATATTGCAAATGCTGGACAGCAAGGAAATGCAATTGGAGGTTTGTCTGTAGGGGAACCTGCAGAAGAAATGTATGCCATGACCGAAGTAGTTTGCGAAATTTTACCTGAGGACAAACCACGTTACTTAATGGGAGTTGGAACTCCGGTTAATATCTTAGAAAATATTGCTTTAGGGATTGATATGTTCGATTGTGTAATGCCAACGCGTAATGCCAGAAACGGTATGTTGTTTACAGCAAACGGAACCATCAACATCAAGAATAAAAAATGGGAAGCAGATTTTTCCCCCATCGATGAAATGGGACATACTTTTGTAGATACAGAATATACAAAAGCGTATTTACGTCACTTGTTTGCGGCTAACGAGTATTTAGGAAAACAAATTGCGACTATTCACAATCTTGGTTTTTACATGTGGTTGGTTCGTGAAGCCAGAAAACATATCTTAGCAGGCGATTTCAGACCATGGAAAGAAATGATGGTTAAAAATATGAGTCAAAGACTTTAA